The Halogranum gelatinilyticum genome contains a region encoding:
- a CDS encoding DUF7344 domain-containing protein: protein MNQLTTRKSDITEGEIHELLRNSRRRRVLKQLQERVGVVTVRALAETIAELETGESPPPRRIRDSVYNSLHQTHLPKLDAYGVVDYDKNRKTVALRREVRQVDLYMEVVTKYGITWAEYYQRLLLLALLVILAAQFDVVAVAALPTAVWASVFLVVLALSSAAQLWSRRWFYLQQLVGDHR, encoded by the coding sequence ATGAACCAACTGACCACGCGCAAATCGGACATCACGGAGGGGGAGATTCACGAACTACTGCGGAACTCGCGGCGGCGACGAGTGCTCAAACAGTTACAGGAGCGCGTCGGCGTCGTGACCGTCCGCGCGCTCGCGGAGACCATCGCCGAGTTGGAGACGGGCGAATCGCCGCCGCCGCGGCGTATCCGCGACAGCGTCTACAACTCGCTGCATCAGACGCATCTGCCGAAACTCGACGCGTACGGCGTCGTCGACTACGACAAGAACAGAAAGACGGTCGCACTGCGAAGGGAGGTCAGACAGGTCGACCTCTACATGGAGGTGGTGACGAAGTACGGCATCACGTGGGCGGAGTACTACCAACGGCTGCTGTTGCTCGCACTGCTCGTCATCTTGGCCGCGCAATTCGACGTGGTCGCGGTCGCCGCGCTTCCGACAGCCGTCTGGGCGAGCGTCTTCCTCGTCGTCCTGGCCCTGTCGAGCGCGGCACAGCTGTGGTCCCGTCGGTGGTTCTATCTCCAACAGCTCGTCGGCGACCACCGGTAA
- the purH gene encoding bifunctional phosphoribosylaminoimidazolecarboxamide formyltransferase/IMP cyclohydrolase codes for MLKIAGLASNRGRNLLHIADQAPGGAKLSVVLTNEEGAPVLEGASERGIPTEVVTRGDDESRADHERRVLDRLDSYDFDIVCLDGYMRILTEEFLDDAPTTLNVHPSLLPAFPGMDAHEQVLDAGVRTTGCTVHVVNEEVDAGPIVTQEAVPVYEDDDEASLKSRVLNDAEFTAYPRAVRWFAEDRVTVEDGSVSVDGDDGGDFPERRVVSNDREATLRYGENPHQDAAVYADASCDEASVVHADQLNEGAKALSYNNYNDADGALNLIKEFDEPAAAVIKHTNPAGCATADTLADAYEAALSTDPMSAFGGIVALNRECDAATAEQVVDSFKEVVVAPGYTDAALDVLTGKKNLRVLDVGDVDSLGEITERFTEKPIVGGRLVQERDTWTPTVDDLEIPTEREPTEEELETMLFSWKVLKHVKSNGILFAKGTETVGVGMGQVSRVDAVRLAAMKADEHAEGKDAEGAVMASDAFFPFPDGIEEAAKAGITAVIQPGGSVNDEDVVEAADEHGMAMAFTGQRCFRHD; via the coding sequence ATGCTCAAGATCGCTGGCCTCGCGAGCAACCGTGGACGAAACCTGCTGCACATCGCCGACCAGGCCCCCGGTGGGGCGAAACTGAGTGTCGTCCTCACGAACGAGGAGGGCGCGCCCGTGCTCGAAGGTGCCTCCGAGCGCGGCATCCCCACAGAGGTCGTCACACGCGGCGACGACGAGTCCCGAGCGGACCACGAGCGACGTGTCCTCGACCGCCTCGACAGCTACGACTTCGACATCGTCTGTCTCGACGGCTATATGCGCATCCTCACGGAGGAATTCCTCGACGACGCGCCGACGACGCTCAACGTCCATCCCTCGCTCCTCCCCGCCTTCCCCGGCATGGACGCCCACGAGCAGGTGCTCGACGCCGGCGTCCGGACGACCGGCTGTACGGTCCACGTCGTCAACGAAGAGGTCGACGCCGGCCCCATCGTGACCCAGGAGGCCGTCCCGGTCTACGAGGACGACGACGAAGCGAGTCTCAAATCTCGCGTCCTCAACGACGCGGAGTTCACCGCGTATCCCCGTGCAGTCCGCTGGTTCGCCGAGGACCGCGTGACGGTCGAGGACGGGTCCGTCTCCGTCGACGGCGACGACGGCGGCGACTTCCCCGAGCGTCGCGTCGTCTCGAACGACCGCGAAGCGACGCTCCGATACGGCGAGAACCCGCATCAGGACGCCGCAGTCTACGCCGACGCCTCCTGCGACGAGGCGAGCGTCGTCCACGCCGACCAGCTCAACGAGGGCGCGAAGGCACTCTCGTACAACAACTACAACGACGCCGACGGCGCGCTCAATCTCATCAAGGAGTTCGACGAACCCGCCGCGGCCGTCATCAAGCACACCAACCCCGCGGGCTGTGCGACCGCCGACACGCTCGCCGACGCCTACGAGGCCGCGCTGTCGACGGACCCGATGAGCGCATTTGGTGGGATTGTCGCACTCAACCGCGAGTGTGACGCCGCGACCGCCGAGCAGGTCGTCGACTCGTTCAAGGAGGTCGTCGTCGCGCCGGGCTACACCGACGCCGCGCTCGACGTCCTGACCGGGAAGAAGAACCTCCGCGTGCTCGACGTCGGCGACGTCGACAGCCTCGGCGAGATCACCGAACGCTTCACCGAGAAACCCATTGTCGGCGGCCGCCTCGTCCAGGAGCGCGACACGTGGACGCCGACGGTCGACGACCTCGAAATCCCGACCGAGCGCGAGCCGACAGAAGAAGAACTGGAGACGATGCTCTTCTCGTGGAAGGTGCTGAAACACGTCAAGTCCAACGGCATCCTGTTCGCCAAGGGCACGGAGACGGTCGGCGTCGGCATGGGACAGGTCTCCCGCGTCGACGCGGTCCGACTCGCCGCGATGAAGGCCGACGAGCACGCCGAGGGCAAGGACGCCGAAGGTGCCGTGATGGCCTCGGACGCCTTCTTCCCGTTCCCGGACGGTATCGAGGAGGCCGCGAAAGCGGGCATCACGGCCGTCATCCAGCCCGGTGGCTCCGTCAACGACGAGGACGTCGTCGAAGCCGCCGACGAGCACGGGATGGCGATGGCGTTTACCGGTCAGCGGTGCTTCCGGCATGACTGA
- the purB gene encoding adenylosuccinate lyase, producing MTDLPRSDPLAAVSPLDGRYAGRTAPLSPYASESALMRARVRVEVDYLLALADLDATPLTLDEAERADLRALYEEFDADDARLVKQIEVEGTEAFSATNHDVKAVEYFLRTAVDESVYPWIHFGLTSEDVNNLAQRLLVKPAVEEVLLPALAEVRDELTQLAQDNRDLPMLARTHGQPATPTTFGKEMAVYAARLGKAMARTNEAAEELSGKLAGASGTYAAHVAAYPDVDWRAFSREFVTSLGLDHTALTTQVNPCDDLATLFDALRGVNNVLVDLDRDMWLYVSDRYLGQRTVEGETGSSTMPHKVNPIDFENSEGNLSKANSDLTFLADYVTTSRLQRDLSDSTVKRNIGAAFAHCLIGYGKTTKGLDKVVPNEQVMRDELESTPEIIGEAVQTILRREGDTAAYERVKELTRGRNVTIEDFHDLFADLDVDESVREELLALTPATYTGVASDLVDDLD from the coding sequence ATGACAGACCTGCCGCGGAGCGACCCACTCGCCGCCGTCTCGCCGCTCGACGGCCGGTACGCAGGCCGAACCGCACCGTTGAGTCCCTACGCCAGCGAGTCCGCGCTCATGCGTGCTCGCGTGCGTGTGGAAGTCGACTACCTCCTCGCACTCGCCGACCTCGACGCGACGCCGCTCACGCTCGACGAGGCCGAACGCGCCGACCTGCGCGCGCTCTACGAGGAGTTCGACGCCGACGACGCTCGGCTCGTCAAGCAGATCGAAGTCGAGGGCACAGAAGCGTTCTCCGCGACCAACCACGACGTGAAGGCCGTCGAATACTTCCTCCGCACGGCCGTCGACGAGTCGGTCTACCCGTGGATTCACTTCGGGCTGACGAGCGAGGACGTCAACAACCTCGCCCAGCGGCTGCTCGTCAAGCCCGCCGTCGAGGAGGTCCTGCTCCCCGCGCTCGCCGAGGTCCGCGACGAGCTGACCCAGTTGGCGCAGGACAACCGCGACCTGCCGATGCTCGCCCGCACCCACGGTCAGCCCGCGACGCCGACGACGTTCGGCAAGGAGATGGCCGTCTACGCCGCCCGCCTTGGGAAGGCGATGGCCCGCACGAACGAGGCCGCCGAAGAGCTATCTGGCAAACTCGCCGGGGCGTCGGGCACCTACGCGGCCCACGTCGCCGCCTACCCCGACGTCGACTGGCGGGCGTTCTCCCGCGAGTTCGTCACCTCGCTCGGTCTCGACCACACCGCGCTGACGACGCAGGTCAACCCGTGTGACGACCTCGCGACCCTCTTCGACGCGCTCCGCGGCGTCAACAACGTCCTCGTCGACCTCGACCGCGATATGTGGCTCTACGTCTCCGACCGCTATCTCGGCCAGCGCACCGTCGAGGGCGAGACCGGCAGTTCGACGATGCCGCACAAGGTCAACCCCATCGACTTCGAAAACAGCGAAGGCAACCTCTCGAAGGCGAACTCCGACCTGACGTTCCTCGCGGACTACGTCACCACCTCCCGGCTCCAGCGTGACCTCTCGGACTCGACGGTCAAGCGCAACATCGGCGCGGCCTTCGCGCACTGTCTCATCGGCTACGGCAAGACCACCAAAGGCCTCGACAAGGTCGTCCCCAACGAACAGGTCATGCGCGACGAACTCGAATCCACGCCCGAAATCATCGGCGAGGCCGTCCAGACCATCCTCCGTCGCGAAGGTGACACCGCTGCCTACGAGCGCGTCAAGGAACTCACCCGCGGCCGCAACGTCACCATCGAGGACTTCCACGACCTCTTCGCCGACCTCGACGTCGACGAGAGCGTCCGCGAGGAACTGCTCGCGCTGACACCAGCGACCTACACCGGCGTTGCGAGTGACCTCGTCGACGACCTCGACTAA
- a CDS encoding SipW-dependent-type signal peptide-containing protein, with product MSKKKLKLSRRNMLAGLGTIGIASAGAGFGTWAAFSDTEEATTTFTAGELDGHVGWYASYNGEEVSQGDEIEVQTGEDNGTQHLAYSLDDVKPGDYGSIVFEIEVETNPAWVFSCLDFDNNDDNSIEDPEDEVDNGAMKEAEVSANTYNNDTVTVQYGNGELADNLYVLPFYDSNKNSSFFDGGFQGSFNPTSQGVTSPAYWDNATGSLVPRPLSGAVFSQLDQGTVGFNDDGETYTTPAPVNRRYAGCILLNGEQNGDTNNEQGFSPLQPEGTIRFGYDWSLPFNVGNEAQTDSIDIYFGFDFQQVRHNESPARPYISTPGYRAQGEPTEGDADNGGD from the coding sequence ATGTCCAAGAAGAAACTCAAACTGTCCCGGCGCAATATGCTCGCCGGGCTCGGCACGATCGGTATCGCATCGGCAGGCGCGGGCTTCGGAACGTGGGCGGCCTTCAGTGACACGGAAGAGGCGACGACGACGTTCACTGCAGGCGAGCTCGACGGTCACGTGGGCTGGTACGCGTCGTACAACGGTGAAGAAGTCAGCCAGGGAGACGAGATCGAGGTTCAAACCGGCGAGGACAACGGCACTCAGCATCTCGCGTACAGTTTGGATGATGTCAAGCCTGGCGACTACGGCTCCATCGTCTTCGAAATCGAGGTCGAGACCAATCCGGCGTGGGTGTTCTCGTGTCTCGACTTCGACAACAACGACGACAACTCCATCGAGGATCCGGAAGACGAGGTGGACAACGGAGCGATGAAGGAAGCCGAGGTGAGCGCGAATACCTACAACAACGACACCGTCACGGTCCAGTACGGCAACGGCGAACTCGCCGACAACCTCTACGTGCTTCCTTTCTACGACTCGAACAAGAACTCGAGCTTCTTCGACGGCGGCTTCCAGGGGAGCTTCAACCCGACCAGTCAGGGCGTGACCTCGCCCGCGTACTGGGACAACGCGACGGGGAGTCTCGTCCCTCGACCCCTCAGTGGGGCAGTCTTCTCACAGCTCGACCAGGGGACTGTCGGCTTCAACGACGACGGTGAGACGTACACGACGCCCGCCCCGGTCAACCGGCGCTACGCTGGCTGTATCCTCCTCAACGGCGAACAGAACGGAGATACGAACAACGAGCAGGGCTTCAGCCCGCTCCAGCCGGAGGGAACGATTCGGTTCGGTTACGACTGGTCGCTGCCGTTCAACGTCGGCAACGAGGCGCAGACCGACAGCATCGACATCTACTTCGGCTTCGACTTCCAGCAGGTCCGCCACAACGAGAGCCCCGCGCGGCCGTACATCTCGACGCCTGGCTACAGAGCCCAGGGTGAGCCGACCGAGGGAGACGCTGACAACGGCGGCGACTGA
- a CDS encoding signal peptidase I produces the protein MGARRQLHGVVLALWLLSSPFLVVVQPGLVGADAGYAVASGSMEPEIKRGSLVLVEAVSPRTVEVGDVITFRGEGNVGPTTTHRVVGIQRNDAGFAFVVKGDANRSPDNEPVDASRVVGRVTATIPWVGYPVLATDIGSALVFLFVVPAATLALERGQYLLSAVE, from the coding sequence ATGGGCGCACGACGGCAGCTACACGGTGTCGTGCTCGCCCTCTGGCTACTCTCGAGTCCGTTTCTCGTCGTCGTACAGCCCGGATTGGTCGGTGCAGACGCTGGGTACGCGGTCGCATCCGGCAGTATGGAACCGGAGATCAAACGAGGGAGCCTCGTCCTCGTCGAGGCGGTCTCCCCCCGGACCGTCGAGGTGGGTGACGTCATCACCTTCCGTGGCGAGGGCAACGTTGGTCCGACGACGACTCACCGCGTCGTCGGTATCCAGCGAAACGACGCTGGGTTCGCCTTCGTCGTCAAGGGCGACGCAAACCGGTCGCCGGACAACGAACCGGTCGATGCTTCGCGGGTCGTCGGCCGAGTCACGGCGACTATCCCCTGGGTCGGCTATCCCGTGTTGGCTACCGACATCGGGAGCGCGCTCGTCTTCCTGTTCGTCGTGCCCGCGGCGACGCTGGCACTCGAGCGAGGCCAGTATCTCCTCTCAGCAGTCGAATAA
- a CDS encoding multicopper oxidase domain-containing protein, with the protein MNSDRIGAPGTGISRRDFLKATGATGAVAVAGCMDAPTAQVPAAGGADSLSASTADLPLTGQPEVVDLDELGGEVTLRTVTARHEAHPGQAMNGPVTLPVVWAFQANDGTPSVPGPVLRCTEGTELKITLDNTDNVHPHTLHFHGVRKSWMDDGVPTTTGITVMPGETHTYTIPANVAGTHLYHCHFNTPFHMDMGMYGILRVDPAGYEEADKEYFMTVKEWDSRLSRQYGGENVKYSLPDRMGDVFTINGRSAPYTLNPEMGSPVIVDSGDTVRIHLVNAGFMSHPMHTHNHRFKVVEKDGSPMPEPLQYLQDVVNVAPAERYTIEFVADADPGIYPIHCHKVDHVRNGNSYPGGMLTATVYTEAMDSDVFRKVMDYAGYEL; encoded by the coding sequence ATGAACAGTGACAGAATCGGTGCCCCCGGAACCGGAATCTCACGACGCGACTTCCTCAAGGCCACCGGCGCGACCGGTGCCGTCGCGGTCGCTGGCTGTATGGATGCTCCCACTGCGCAGGTCCCCGCCGCCGGTGGTGCCGACTCGCTGTCGGCGTCGACGGCCGACCTCCCGCTGACCGGCCAGCCCGAGGTCGTCGACCTCGACGAACTCGGCGGCGAGGTGACGCTCCGGACCGTCACGGCGCGCCACGAGGCCCACCCCGGACAGGCGATGAACGGGCCTGTCACCCTCCCCGTCGTCTGGGCGTTCCAGGCGAACGACGGGACGCCCTCCGTCCCCGGTCCGGTCCTCCGCTGTACCGAGGGGACGGAGCTGAAGATCACCCTCGACAACACCGACAACGTGCATCCACACACGCTGCACTTCCACGGCGTGCGCAAGTCGTGGATGGACGACGGCGTCCCGACCACGACGGGCATCACCGTCATGCCGGGCGAGACGCACACCTACACCATCCCCGCGAACGTCGCCGGGACCCACCTCTATCACTGCCACTTCAACACCCCCTTCCACATGGACATGGGGATGTACGGCATCCTCCGGGTCGACCCCGCGGGCTACGAGGAGGCCGACAAGGAGTACTTCATGACGGTCAAGGAGTGGGACTCGCGGCTCTCGCGGCAGTACGGCGGCGAGAACGTCAAGTACTCGCTGCCCGACCGCATGGGCGACGTCTTCACCATCAACGGCCGGTCCGCACCGTACACGCTCAACCCCGAGATGGGGTCGCCGGTCATCGTCGACTCGGGTGACACCGTCCGCATCCATCTCGTCAACGCGGGCTTCATGAGCCATCCGATGCACACGCACAACCACCGGTTCAAGGTGGTCGAGAAGGACGGCTCGCCGATGCCGGAGCCGCTCCAGTATCTGCAGGACGTCGTCAACGTCGCCCCGGCCGAGCGCTACACCATCGAGTTCGTCGCCGACGCCGACCCGGGTATCTACCCAATCCACTGCCACAAGGTCGACCACGTCCGCAACGGCAACTCCTACCCCGGCGGGATGCTGACCGCGACGGTCTACACCGAGGCGATGGACTCCGACGTCTTCCGGAAGGTCATGGACTACGCGGGGTACGAGCTATGA
- a CDS encoding signal peptidase I: MTRPRRAEQTAAEGDASRGWASSRTVLHALGVLLLLAVLAPFVVQAVPQTVGADQSYTVLSGSMEPSISPGDVVVVDDVGASTLERGDVITFRRDGETKPTTHRIVEIRETETGRAFVTKGDANEARDGPTVAPENVVGEVLLVIPLVGYVVQFAGTRLGFAALVGAPIALLVVSEVWKVVTSSSAEATDGRTDEAQPTTDTGAADPSDSNDPEDPNDSDEFELELPDLRVALVPLVALTVYSAVMAYTTRTPWSVAVAVASGGFLLLGGGLSRMAEEVEEVEEDDPMARDVETSPRDTSLVPVTDASLPDGGPRRVVVDSAVSLVDVAAECGRPIRRDEAGERLFVRDGALVFVWDGTPPDDASPPADRGEAG, from the coding sequence ATGACACGACCCAGACGAGCCGAACAGACGGCCGCCGAAGGCGACGCCAGCCGTGGGTGGGCGAGTTCTCGAACCGTACTCCACGCACTCGGCGTCCTCTTGCTCCTCGCCGTTCTCGCACCCTTCGTCGTCCAGGCGGTCCCACAGACCGTCGGTGCCGACCAGAGCTACACCGTCCTCTCGGGTAGCATGGAGCCATCCATCAGCCCAGGCGACGTCGTCGTCGTCGACGACGTCGGTGCCTCGACGCTCGAACGCGGTGACGTCATCACGTTCCGTCGAGACGGCGAGACGAAACCGACCACGCATCGCATCGTCGAGATACGCGAGACGGAGACCGGCCGGGCGTTCGTGACCAAGGGTGACGCCAACGAGGCCCGCGACGGCCCGACAGTCGCCCCCGAGAACGTCGTCGGCGAGGTGCTACTCGTCATCCCGCTCGTCGGCTACGTCGTCCAGTTCGCCGGGACGCGACTCGGCTTCGCCGCGCTCGTCGGCGCGCCCATCGCCCTGCTCGTCGTGAGCGAGGTCTGGAAAGTCGTCACGTCGTCGTCGGCCGAAGCAACCGACGGTCGGACTGACGAAGCCCAGCCGACGACCGACACTGGGGCGGCCGACCCAAGCGACTCGAACGACCCGGAGGACCCGAACGACAGCGACGAGTTCGAACTCGAACTGCCCGATCTCCGTGTCGCGCTCGTCCCGTTGGTCGCGCTCACGGTGTACAGCGCGGTGATGGCCTACACGACCCGAACGCCGTGGTCCGTCGCCGTCGCCGTCGCGTCCGGTGGGTTCCTCCTGCTCGGTGGCGGCCTCTCACGGATGGCAGAGGAGGTCGAAGAGGTCGAGGAGGACGACCCGATGGCGCGGGACGTCGAGACCTCACCACGCGACACGTCGCTCGTCCCGGTCACGGACGCGTCGCTTCCCGACGGCGGTCCGCGGCGGGTCGTCGTCGACTCGGCGGTCTCGCTGGTCGACGTCGCCGCCGAGTGCGGGCGGCCGATACGCCGTGACGAGGCGGGCGAGCGGCTCTTCGTGCGGGACGGCGCGCTCGTCTTCGTCTGGGACGGCACGCCCCCGGACGACGCCTCGCCGCCGGCCGACCGGGGTGAGGCGGGATGA